In Cyclobacteriaceae bacterium, the DNA window GTAGGTATTACCGATGATATGCTAACACAATCACCTTATGATCCTCTGGAACCGTCTTTCTTTATCATGAAAAAAAGCAAGAGTGTTATCGTTCTCAGAATTCGTCAGGATATTTCCCCACAGGAAGCCTTTGCTACCATTGAGCCTATATTTAAAAAGCATAATCCCAGCGCACCTTTCGTCTACAATTTTGTTGATCTGGAGTACGGTAAAAAATTCGCGGACGAGCAGCGTGTCGCCAATCTTGCAACTGCGTTCGCACTCCTGGCAATCTTTATTTCATGCCTTGGGCTATCAGGACTTGCATCATTCGTGGCGGAGCAACGCACAAAGGAAATAGGAATCAGAAAAGTAATGGGCGCTTCCGTAACCAACTTATGGAAATTGTTGTCCAAGGACTTTGTAATCCTTGTTATTGTTTCGTGCGCGATCTCTGTTCCTATTGCTTCACATTATCTCGAAAAATGGCTGATGAAGTATAAGTATCACACAGACATTTCATGGTGGGTGCTTTTCTCGACATGTTTGGGAGCATTGATCATTACTTTGCTGACGGTGAGCTACCAATCTCTTAAAGCAGCGATTGCAAATCCTGTAAAGAGTTTAAGATCAGAATGACATGAAGGGTAAAAAAGATCCCCCTCAACTTCTTCTGAAATTCTTTCGATGGTTTTGCCATCCAAAGCTAAGAAGTTCAATTGAGGGTGATCTTACAGAATTATACAATGAACGTCTCGAGGAAATTGGCAAGCGAAAAGCAGATTGGAAATTCTCAATCGATGTTTTGCTTCTCTTTAGACCAGGAATCATCAGGCCATCGGAAGGATATCAACAAATAAATCAGTACGGCATGTTTAAAAATTACTTTAAAGTAGGAATCAGAAATATCCTTAAGTATAAGGTTTTTTCCTTCATCAATATTTTCGGATTGGCAGTAGCCATGTCCGTTTGCATGCTGATCATCTTAATGCTGGCTGATCAAAAAAGCTACGATCAGTTTCACGAAAAGAAAGATCGTATCTATCGTGTGCTGACAAAAATAAAAACGTCTTTAAAGCCAAATGCTTCAAGTCCATTTCCATTAGCCCAGGCGATCAGGTCCGAATACCCTATCACTGAAAGTGCAACCCAACTAACTCCTGGTCCCGGTGGAGATGTTATGTACAAAGAAAAGAGCGTTGAGATGCGGGGATTCTTTGCTGATCAGGATTTCTTTAATGTATTCAGCTTTCCTCTAAAAGCAGGGAATAAGAAGAATGCACTCGCTTCTCCCCACTCAATGATCATCACCAGTAACATGGCTGACAGGTTATTTAAAAATGAAGATCCCATTGGAAAAACGGTTGATTTCACCAATCGAGGACTAAATCATTTAATGGGCGATGGCGAGTCATCAGCATCACCATGGGGAAGTTTTACCATCACAGGAGTCGTGGATGACGGTGCATTTAAATCACATATAAAATTTGATCTGTTGATTTCAGCGTCCACTATGCCTGCGCTTTACACTGAAGAGAAGATTCTCAACAGGACCGATGACTGGCAACAATATTCCTATACTTATACGTATGTGTTGCTGAATTCAAAAAGCAATGATAATGATCTTAAAGACGCATTGAACGATCTGGCTCAACGTAAATACAAAGACTTTGAAAAACTCAAAGGACTTACGTTGATTGCTCAAAGCCTACCGGACATTACACCTGGAATTTTTGTCGGAAACCCCATCAGCTTCAGCTTACCAATCGAAGTCTATTATCTTCTTTCAGTTCTTGCTCTTGCCATCATGATCTCAGCGGGAGTTAATTATACTAATCTCTCAACCGCCAGAGCTCTTACACGTGCCAAAGAAATTGGTGTTCGCAAGATTACCGGAGCAAGACGAAGAGATCTGGTATATCAGTTCTTGAGTGAATCAGTAATGATATCATTTTTGGCGCTGATGCTGGCAATGGTGTTGATGAATTTCATCAAACCAGCCTTTAAAGGATTCTGGGTAAATCAGTTTTTACACTTTGAGTTGGATCAGAATCTTTATGTCTATTTGGCTTTTGCCGTGTTTGCGCTTTTGGTCGGGATATTTGCAGGAACTTACCCGGCATTCCTGTTATCAAAATATCAGCCATTACAGGTTATCCGCAAAAGAGAAAATGAAAAACCCAATAAGTGGGGAACTCAAAAGTTTCTAAGCACATCTCAATTTGTTATCTCTCTGTTCTTTATCACCACCTCCATCCTTCTATACAATCAATTCCGACATCACCTTGCTATTGATTATGGTCTTGATTCAAAGCATGTTGTAAACATTAAACTCCAGGGAAATGATTATGATAAAGTTGCCAATGAACTTGTCAAAACGCCAGGCGTAATAAATGTTTCTGCCAGCGACTATCTCCCGGCGACAGGAACTCAAAACGGAGCCTCATTAAAAATTGCCGGTAGTGAAAAAGATTTTATTCAGCACACCGTATTGCAGGCAAACAATTTGTTTACAGAAAATCTTGACATCAGGATCATTGCCGGAAAAAATTTACCATCAAGTCAAAATTCCAAGTACATTCTAGTAAACCGCTCTGCGGCCAGGAGACTTGGCTTTGAAAATCCTTCCGATATTATTGGTCAGTTAATAGAACGAAGTGGCAGTTCTGAAAATCTGGAAGTAATCGGAGTGATGGAGAACTTCCGTTTTCGTATGCCCAGTGAGCAGGAGGAAATTGCTCCCTTGATGATTTCGGATAAACCTTCTGCTTATCGCTATGCCAATATCCGGTTTGTTGCAACAGACCGGGCTGAGTTTGTGTCACGTCTTGATGAAGCGTGGAAACAGATTGATACGTCTCATCCACTGAGTTATAAATTCTACGATGATCAGCTTGCAGAAAACAACCAGGGTTTTGTTGATATCGTTTCGATCATTGGATTCATTGCATTCCTTGCGATCACCATTGCTTGCCTTGGAATGTTAGGAATGGCAACATACTCTGTTGAAAGAAGAACTAAGGAAATCGGTGTTCGTAAAGTACTGGGAGCGGGAGACAATACAATTGCTCTTCTATTATCAAAAAGCTTTTTGAGAGTACTTACGGTGTCCGTTTTTATCGGCGCACCTCTGAGTTATTTTGTGAATAACCTTTGGCTTCAACGCTTTCCAAACCGTGTTGATTTTGGATGGGGTACCATCCTTACCGGAGCCTTCATTCTGCTCTCTCTTGGACTGATTACCATCGGCTCACAGGCTTTTCGTGCCTCACGCAACAATCCTGTAGACTCCCTGCGGATGGAATAACATTGCTTAATTTCTGATTTCTCTTCCCTACTAATCAGGTCAGTTTGGCGCAATTCGGCCTTTGGCAAAATTCTTGTCATTTTGCGGGTTATTCATCATAAAAAGAATGGGAAACTCAATGGAACAGGGAACAGGATCAGATAAAACTGAGAATTTGATGGCAGAAACGCCGATCGAACCCTCTCAGGACGCAGGAACAAAGACAGAGGGTAATGCCGGGGCCGATCCTTTAAAGAAGTTGCAGGACGAATTGGCAGAATCCAAAGACAAATATGTGCGGCTATACGCTGAATTCGAAAATCATCGTCGTCGCACAGCAAAAGAAAAGCTGGAGATGATACAGGGGGCTAATGAGCAATTACTCAAAGCACTTCTCCCAATCGTCGATGATTTCGAACGCGGAGAAAAAGCATTCAAAGACAAAAACGATAAAGAGTCGGAAGGATTTTTTCTGATCCAGAATAAATTCAGAAAGACACTTGATCAATATGGTGTCAAGCTGATGGAAGTTGGAAAGGGATCTGAATTCAATCCGGACTTACATGAAGCCATCACTTCTGTACAGGCTGAAGAAAAATTAAAAGGCAAAGTCGTTGATGTTGTTGAGAAAGGATATCTGCTGAATGAAAAGGTTATTCGCTTCGCTAAAGTGGTAACCGGATCTTAATCTGAAATCCTCTAGTATCTAACAACATCAAAAAAAATCATGGCCAAGAGAGATTATTACGAAATACTCGGAGTTAGCAAATCCGCAACACCAGAAGAAATCAAGAAAGCTTACCGCAAGGTGGCAATTCAATTTCATCCTGATAAAAATCCAGGCAATAAAGAGTCTGAAGAAAAATTCAAGGAAGCTGCGGAGGCCTATGAAATTTTAAGTAACACTGAAAAGAAAGCGCAATACGATCGCTTTGGTCATAACCGTCCTGGAATGGGTGGAGGCGGTAGCGGCAACATGAACATGGATGACATCTTCAGTCAGTTCGGAGATATCTTCGGTGGCGGAGGCGGTGGTGGAGGAAATCCATTTGAAAGTTTCTTTGGTGGTGGGGGTTCGCGCGGTGGTGCACAACGGAGAGGATCAAATCTTAGAATTAAACTCAAGCTCACATTGGAAGAAATCGCCAATGGAGTTGAGAAGAAAATAAAAGTTAACCGTCTGGTTAGAGCGGAAGGTGTTACATTTAAAACGTGTTCTACCTGTCAGGGGAATGGACAGGTTAGAAAAGTTGTGAACACGATGCTTGGACAAATGGTATCGGCTTCTACCTGTCCTACCTGTAATGGAACAGGACAAATCATTGACAAACGTCCTTCCGGTGTTGACAGCTCTGGACTTTCTTCCAAAGAAGATCTTCTCTCTATAAAAATTCCTGCTGGTGTTGCAGATGGCATGCAGTTGTCCATGGCTGGCAAGGGTAATGAATCTCCGGGAGGAGGTGCCGCTGGCGATCTTTTGATCTTGATTGAAGAGCAGGAAGACAAAGATCTTAAGCGTGACAATAATAATCTTGTTTATGATCTTCATGTGAGCTTCATCGATGCAGCCTTAGGTACAAGTGTTGAAGTTCCTTCCATTGGCGGTAAGGTGAGGATCAAGATTGATCCGGGAACTCAAAGCGGAAAAATTCTTCGCCTTCGCGGCAAAGGCCTTAAGGATCTTAATGGATATGGAACCGGTGATCAACTCATTTATGTGAATGTCTGGACACCAAAAAAACTCAGCTCAGAGGAAAAGGCAATTCTGGAAAAGCTTCGTGCCTCTACAAACTTTCAACCGCATCCTGATAGCTCCGAAAAAGGGTTTTTTGAACGCATGAAGGAGTATTTCGGGCAGGAGTAGAAATTATTCGTCATACCGACCATTATTTTCCAACCTTTCCATGAATTGCCCGTATATGACCAATTACGGGTGATAATTAACGATTTCTTAACGTTTATTAACTCCGTTTTAACCTGGACAGACGGAAGAATCGTACTAATACTATGGTGAAGACCTTATCGTTGGCAATTGCAGGGTGGATGAGTGCGGGGGTGGTGGTAGGCCAAATGAAAAAGCAGATGTCGGTTGATGACCAGCAAAACTGCAAGACGGTCGAGCTTTCTCTTACAGCCAAAACCGGAAACTGCTTTATCAGACCCGGCCAAACAAACGAATTACTTTCTCTTTACAGCAATCACAATCCTGGTGAGTATTCTCATGTTTTCAGCAATGAGGTAAATAATGAAGTGGCTTATGTGAAATTGGCCCTGTCTCAGGATGGTCAGCGTGGTGTCAGCAATAAAATCTCCTACCAGGTTTTT includes these proteins:
- a CDS encoding FtsX-like permease family protein — encoded protein: MKGKKDPPQLLLKFFRWFCHPKLRSSIEGDLTELYNERLEEIGKRKADWKFSIDVLLLFRPGIIRPSEGYQQINQYGMFKNYFKVGIRNILKYKVFSFINIFGLAVAMSVCMLIILMLADQKSYDQFHEKKDRIYRVLTKIKTSLKPNASSPFPLAQAIRSEYPITESATQLTPGPGGDVMYKEKSVEMRGFFADQDFFNVFSFPLKAGNKKNALASPHSMIITSNMADRLFKNEDPIGKTVDFTNRGLNHLMGDGESSASPWGSFTITGVVDDGAFKSHIKFDLLISASTMPALYTEEKILNRTDDWQQYSYTYTYVLLNSKSNDNDLKDALNDLAQRKYKDFEKLKGLTLIAQSLPDITPGIFVGNPISFSLPIEVYYLLSVLALAIMISAGVNYTNLSTARALTRAKEIGVRKITGARRRDLVYQFLSESVMISFLALMLAMVLMNFIKPAFKGFWVNQFLHFELDQNLYVYLAFAVFALLVGIFAGTYPAFLLSKYQPLQVIRKRENEKPNKWGTQKFLSTSQFVISLFFITTSILLYNQFRHHLAIDYGLDSKHVVNIKLQGNDYDKVANELVKTPGVINVSASDYLPATGTQNGASLKIAGSEKDFIQHTVLQANNLFTENLDIRIIAGKNLPSSQNSKYILVNRSAARRLGFENPSDIIGQLIERSGSSENLEVIGVMENFRFRMPSEQEEIAPLMISDKPSAYRYANIRFVATDRAEFVSRLDEAWKQIDTSHPLSYKFYDDQLAENNQGFVDIVSIIGFIAFLAITIACLGMLGMATYSVERRTKEIGVRKVLGAGDNTIALLLSKSFLRVLTVSVFIGAPLSYFVNNLWLQRFPNRVDFGWGTILTGAFILLSLGLITIGSQAFRASRNNPVDSLRME
- a CDS encoding nucleotide exchange factor GrpE, producing MEQGTGSDKTENLMAETPIEPSQDAGTKTEGNAGADPLKKLQDELAESKDKYVRLYAEFENHRRRTAKEKLEMIQGANEQLLKALLPIVDDFERGEKAFKDKNDKESEGFFLIQNKFRKTLDQYGVKLMEVGKGSEFNPDLHEAITSVQAEEKLKGKVVDVVEKGYLLNEKVIRFAKVVTGS
- the dnaJ gene encoding molecular chaperone DnaJ, which codes for MAKRDYYEILGVSKSATPEEIKKAYRKVAIQFHPDKNPGNKESEEKFKEAAEAYEILSNTEKKAQYDRFGHNRPGMGGGGSGNMNMDDIFSQFGDIFGGGGGGGGNPFESFFGGGGSRGGAQRRGSNLRIKLKLTLEEIANGVEKKIKVNRLVRAEGVTFKTCSTCQGNGQVRKVVNTMLGQMVSASTCPTCNGTGQIIDKRPSGVDSSGLSSKEDLLSIKIPAGVADGMQLSMAGKGNESPGGGAAGDLLILIEEQEDKDLKRDNNNLVYDLHVSFIDAALGTSVEVPSIGGKVRIKIDPGTQSGKILRLRGKGLKDLNGYGTGDQLIYVNVWTPKKLSSEEKAILEKLRASTNFQPHPDSSEKGFFERMKEYFGQE